The Coregonus clupeaformis isolate EN_2021a chromosome 6, ASM2061545v1, whole genome shotgun sequence genome has a segment encoding these proteins:
- the anos1a gene encoding anosmin-1a isoform X2 produces MLLSKSRGVFASLCLWSILFLSVNAKTKKKDETQSMNDIYRGRCASRCLSLHSTRIATLSKQYQNNGSLGWCQNHKQCAKCLEPCKASWDLKRSQCRELCARSIPKKHWECVTSCEFLRSVVAVKQGDCPAPEKASGFAAACVEGCEEDSECPAKKKCCSNGCGHTCQPPKNLYKGAPLKPRKELSFEELRSGQMEVSWSSRFNVSAEPVIYVVQRRWNYGIQPSEDAATQWEVVAQTTEVKARLADIRAGRWYQFRVAAVNVHGTRGFTTPSRHIHTKKDPSSPPTPSELRVSNVTFGPGGRTVSVRLHWSIPSDLDVPVHHYKVSWSWATGSTGATARPKTKRRKMVNGGQRDVELESLQANRSYSVELQAVSYWGQNPLKSPKATLHFTTRPREEQTSGARPVPVPRGFIPDVLDVGTPFYQDGQLQVRVYWQRSTDPTVVRYRVQWVPDYCGHNQTKGVDKIITQEGFASLPGLLFSCKYSVNLQPLGTKGRAQAETTFFFTPSCATIRAKSPKHIACPGQEGPSPTPPPKVLSKAENLTASFMADKGNITAVFTWEVSTPLPPQQLHGFQVTWAEVTSASRHNNLPNSLISQSQILPPERNVLVVSGLQLATLYRLEIQVIGAGGEGPATTKTFYTPNTSPVLQHRPRLRNHHQHQPTIERH; encoded by the exons ATGTTATTATCCAAAAGTAGAGGTGTATTTGCGAGTCTTTGTTTGTGGAGTATCTTGTTCTTGAGTGTCAATGCGAAGACGAAGAAGAAAGACGAGACCCAGTCGATGAACGACATCTACCGAGGGAGATGCGCTTCTAGGTGCCTCAGCTTGCACAGCACTCGCATAGCGACGCTCTCCAAACAATATCAG AACAATGGATCCCTGGGCTGGTGTCAAAATCATAAGCAGTGTGCCAAG TGCCTGGAACCATGCAAGGCCTCTTGGGACCTGAAGAGGAGCCAGTGCCGGGAGCTCTGTGCG CGCTCAATTCCCAAGAAGCACTGGGAGTGTGTGACGAGTTGTGAGTTCCTGCGCTCGGTGGTGGCAGTGAAGCAGGGTGACTGCCCTGCCCCTGAGAAGGCCAGCGGATTCGCGGCGGCGTGCGTGGAGGGATGCGAGGAGGACAGCGAGTGCCCTGCCAAGAAGAAGTGCTGTTCCAACGGCTGTGGGCATACCTGCCAACCTCCCAAGAACCTTTACAAAG GAGCCCCTCTGAAGCCCAGGAAGGAACTGAGTTTTGAGGAGCTGAGGTCTGGTCAGATGGAGGTGAGCTGGTCCTCCCGATTCAACGTGTCGGCCGAGCCGGTCATCTACGTGGTCCAGAGGAGGTGGAACTACGGAATCCAACCCAGTGAGGATGCTGCTACACAGTGGGAGGTGGTAGCACAG acCACGGAGGTGAAAGCGCGGCTTGCTGATATCCGGGCAGGCCGGTGGTACCAGTTCAGAGTGGCAGCAGTGAACGTCCACGGGACCAGAGGGTTCACCACTCCCAGTCGCCACATCCACACCAAGAAAG ACCCCTCCAGTCCCCCCACCCCATCTGAGCTGAGGGTGTCCAACGTGACCTTTGGCCCCGGCGGCAGGACGGTGTCGGTCCGGCTGCACTGGTCCATCCCCTCAGACCTGGATGTCCCTGTACACCACTACAAGGTGTCCTGGAGCTGGGCCACAGGCAGCACAGGGGCCACAGCACGACCTAAGaccaagaggaggaagatggtCAATGGG GGGCAGAGGGATGTGGAGCTGGAGAGTCTGCAAGCTAACAGGAGTTACAGTGTGGAGCTACAGGCCGTGTCCTACTGGGGACAGAACCCACTGAAAAGTCCAAAGGCCACCCTGCACTTCACCACACGACCCA GGGAGGAGCAGACGTCTGGCGCGCGCCCGGTCCCCGTCCCCAGGGGCTTTATCCCTGATGTGTTGGATGTGGGCACCCCCTTCTACCAGGATGGCCAGCTGCAGGTCCGGGTCTACTGGCAGAGGAGCACAG ATCCCACTGTAGTTCGGTATCGTGTCCAGTGGGTACCAGATTACTGTGGACACAACCAGACCAAAGGAGTGGACAAGATCATCACACAG GAGGGCTTTGCCAGCCTCCCTGGCCTGCTCTTCTCCTGTAAGTACAGCGTGAACCTCCAGCCACTCGGTACTAAGGGACGTGCCCAGGCAGAAACCACCTTCTTCTTCACCCCCTCCTGTGCCACCATCAGGGCCAAGAGCCCCAAACACATCGCCTGTCCAGGGCAGGAAG GAccctctcctactcctcctcccaaGGTGCTGTCCAAGGCAGAAAACCTGACCGCCTCCTTCATGGCCGACAAGGGTAACATCACAGCTGTGTTTACATGGGAGGTGTCTACGCCACTCCCACCCCAACAGCTCCACGGGTTCCAGGTCACATGGGCGGAAGTGACCTCAGCCAGTCGCCATAACAACCTTCCCAACAGCCTAATCTCACAGTCCCAGATACTACCACCA GAGCGTAACGTCCTGGTAGTGTCAGGTCTGCAGCTAGCCACCCTCTACAGGCTGGAGATCCAGGTGattggagcaggaggggagggtcCTGCCACCACCAAGACCTTTTACACTCCCAACACCTCGCCAGTCCTGCAGCACA GACCCAGACTCAGGAATCATCACCAGCACCAGCCCACCATAGAGAGGCACTGA
- the anos1a gene encoding anosmin-1a isoform X1 produces the protein MLLSKSRGVFASLCLWSILFLSVNAKTKKKDETQSMNDIYRGRCASRCLSLHSTRIATLSKQYQVENNGSLGWCQNHKQCAKCLEPCKASWDLKRSQCRELCARSIPKKHWECVTSCEFLRSVVAVKQGDCPAPEKASGFAAACVEGCEEDSECPAKKKCCSNGCGHTCQPPKNLYKGAPLKPRKELSFEELRSGQMEVSWSSRFNVSAEPVIYVVQRRWNYGIQPSEDAATQWEVVAQTTEVKARLADIRAGRWYQFRVAAVNVHGTRGFTTPSRHIHTKKDPSSPPTPSELRVSNVTFGPGGRTVSVRLHWSIPSDLDVPVHHYKVSWSWATGSTGATARPKTKRRKMVNGGQRDVELESLQANRSYSVELQAVSYWGQNPLKSPKATLHFTTRPREEQTSGARPVPVPRGFIPDVLDVGTPFYQDGQLQVRVYWQRSTDPTVVRYRVQWVPDYCGHNQTKGVDKIITQEGFASLPGLLFSCKYSVNLQPLGTKGRAQAETTFFFTPSCATIRAKSPKHIACPGQEGPSPTPPPKVLSKAENLTASFMADKGNITAVFTWEVSTPLPPQQLHGFQVTWAEVTSASRHNNLPNSLISQSQILPPERNVLVVSGLQLATLYRLEIQVIGAGGEGPATTKTFYTPNTSPVLQHRPRLRNHHQHQPTIERH, from the exons ATGTTATTATCCAAAAGTAGAGGTGTATTTGCGAGTCTTTGTTTGTGGAGTATCTTGTTCTTGAGTGTCAATGCGAAGACGAAGAAGAAAGACGAGACCCAGTCGATGAACGACATCTACCGAGGGAGATGCGCTTCTAGGTGCCTCAGCTTGCACAGCACTCGCATAGCGACGCTCTCCAAACAATATCAGGTAGAG AACAATGGATCCCTGGGCTGGTGTCAAAATCATAAGCAGTGTGCCAAG TGCCTGGAACCATGCAAGGCCTCTTGGGACCTGAAGAGGAGCCAGTGCCGGGAGCTCTGTGCG CGCTCAATTCCCAAGAAGCACTGGGAGTGTGTGACGAGTTGTGAGTTCCTGCGCTCGGTGGTGGCAGTGAAGCAGGGTGACTGCCCTGCCCCTGAGAAGGCCAGCGGATTCGCGGCGGCGTGCGTGGAGGGATGCGAGGAGGACAGCGAGTGCCCTGCCAAGAAGAAGTGCTGTTCCAACGGCTGTGGGCATACCTGCCAACCTCCCAAGAACCTTTACAAAG GAGCCCCTCTGAAGCCCAGGAAGGAACTGAGTTTTGAGGAGCTGAGGTCTGGTCAGATGGAGGTGAGCTGGTCCTCCCGATTCAACGTGTCGGCCGAGCCGGTCATCTACGTGGTCCAGAGGAGGTGGAACTACGGAATCCAACCCAGTGAGGATGCTGCTACACAGTGGGAGGTGGTAGCACAG acCACGGAGGTGAAAGCGCGGCTTGCTGATATCCGGGCAGGCCGGTGGTACCAGTTCAGAGTGGCAGCAGTGAACGTCCACGGGACCAGAGGGTTCACCACTCCCAGTCGCCACATCCACACCAAGAAAG ACCCCTCCAGTCCCCCCACCCCATCTGAGCTGAGGGTGTCCAACGTGACCTTTGGCCCCGGCGGCAGGACGGTGTCGGTCCGGCTGCACTGGTCCATCCCCTCAGACCTGGATGTCCCTGTACACCACTACAAGGTGTCCTGGAGCTGGGCCACAGGCAGCACAGGGGCCACAGCACGACCTAAGaccaagaggaggaagatggtCAATGGG GGGCAGAGGGATGTGGAGCTGGAGAGTCTGCAAGCTAACAGGAGTTACAGTGTGGAGCTACAGGCCGTGTCCTACTGGGGACAGAACCCACTGAAAAGTCCAAAGGCCACCCTGCACTTCACCACACGACCCA GGGAGGAGCAGACGTCTGGCGCGCGCCCGGTCCCCGTCCCCAGGGGCTTTATCCCTGATGTGTTGGATGTGGGCACCCCCTTCTACCAGGATGGCCAGCTGCAGGTCCGGGTCTACTGGCAGAGGAGCACAG ATCCCACTGTAGTTCGGTATCGTGTCCAGTGGGTACCAGATTACTGTGGACACAACCAGACCAAAGGAGTGGACAAGATCATCACACAG GAGGGCTTTGCCAGCCTCCCTGGCCTGCTCTTCTCCTGTAAGTACAGCGTGAACCTCCAGCCACTCGGTACTAAGGGACGTGCCCAGGCAGAAACCACCTTCTTCTTCACCCCCTCCTGTGCCACCATCAGGGCCAAGAGCCCCAAACACATCGCCTGTCCAGGGCAGGAAG GAccctctcctactcctcctcccaaGGTGCTGTCCAAGGCAGAAAACCTGACCGCCTCCTTCATGGCCGACAAGGGTAACATCACAGCTGTGTTTACATGGGAGGTGTCTACGCCACTCCCACCCCAACAGCTCCACGGGTTCCAGGTCACATGGGCGGAAGTGACCTCAGCCAGTCGCCATAACAACCTTCCCAACAGCCTAATCTCACAGTCCCAGATACTACCACCA GAGCGTAACGTCCTGGTAGTGTCAGGTCTGCAGCTAGCCACCCTCTACAGGCTGGAGATCCAGGTGattggagcaggaggggagggtcCTGCCACCACCAAGACCTTTTACACTCCCAACACCTCGCCAGTCCTGCAGCACA GACCCAGACTCAGGAATCATCACCAGCACCAGCCCACCATAGAGAGGCACTGA